The genome window GTTGAATTTCAGCAAGGTCAAAGGTAGTTTAATGTTCAGACCAAGACAAAGTAGTCCTTTAACGCTAGTGGAGTAAGCACCAGATGTCCGGCTTTCGTAGTTTTTCCGAGTTTTATCCTTATTATTTATCTGAACATAAAGACCCGGTTTGCCGCCGATTGCATTACATAGGATCGACTTTAGTGCTGGCAATATTGGCCACTTTGGTTGTAACAGGTTTATGGGGTTATTGGTGGTTGATGCTGCTTGCTGGTTATGGTTTTGCCTGGGTTGGTCACTTTAAATTTGAACATAACAAACCCGCCACCTTTAAATATCCATTTTACAGTCTGGCGGCGGATTGGGTGATGTATAAAGATTTTCTGACCGGGCAGTTGGAGCAAAAACTGCAGAAACTGCCTTAAATGCGGTAAGGCGGTAACTGAAAACTTAAGTAACGCAGGCCGGATAAACGCAGTTCGGCCTGATAACGACTTTCACCATCGCTGCTAAAATCGACTTGATAGCTGGTAAACCAGCGCCATCTGTTGTCCAGTTTAGAAAACTGGTGTGTGCCTCTGGCACATTCCAGAAACTGCAATTCCTGCTGTTTACACAGA of Rheinheimera sp. MM224 contains these proteins:
- a CDS encoding DUF962 domain-containing protein; the encoded protein is MSGFRSFSEFYPYYLSEHKDPVCRRLHYIGSTLVLAILATLVVTGLWGYWWLMLLAGYGFAWVGHFKFEHNKPATFKYPFYSLAADWVMYKDFLTGQLEQKLQKLP
- a CDS encoding DUF3301 domain-containing protein produces the protein MLIHNKGVMMDFVWLLLLGMAFVYAFLLQRKQDETAIKLAKHLCKQQELQFLECARGTHQFSKLDNRWRWFTSYQVDFSSDGESRYQAELRLSGLRYLSFQLPPYRI